In Brienomyrus brachyistius isolate T26 chromosome 19, BBRACH_0.4, whole genome shotgun sequence, one DNA window encodes the following:
- the LOC125714813 gene encoding histone H2B produces the protein MPEPAKSAPKKGSKKAVTKTAGKGGKKRKRSRKESYAIYVYKVLKQVHPDTGISSKAMGIMNSFVNDIFERIAGEASRLAHYNKRSTITSREIQTAVRLLLPGELAKHAVSEGTKAVTKYTSSK, from the coding sequence ATGCCTGAGCCAGCGAAGTCTGCGCCCAAGAAGGGTTCGAAGAAGGCAGTGACGAAGACTGCCGGAAAAGGGGGCAAGAAGCGCAAGAGGTCCAGGAAGGAGAGCTACGCCATTTACGTGTACAAGGTCCTGAAGCAGGTTCATCCGGACACGGGTATTTCTTCCAAGGCCATGGGTATCATGAATTCCTTCGTCAACGATATCTTCGAGCGCATTGCCGGTGAGGCGTCCCGTTTGGCTCACTACAACAAGCGCTCCACCATCACTTCCAGGGAGATCCAGACAGCCGTGCGCCTTCTGCTTCCTGGCGAGTTGGCCAAGCATGCCGTGTCTGAGGGAACCAAGGCTGTCACCAAGTACACCAGCTCCAAGTAA
- the LOC125714807 gene encoding histone H1-like yields the protein MAEVAPAPAAAPAKASKKKAAPKPKKSGPSVGELIVKAVSASKERNGLSLVALKKSLAAGGYDVEKNNSRVKLAIKALVTKGTLLQTKGTGAAGSFKLNKKQSETVKKPAKKAAPKVKKPAAKKPAAAKKPKKAASSAAKKPAAAKKPTAAKKSPKKAKKPAVAKKATKSPKKAKKPAAAKKATKSPKKVKAAKPKVAKPKATRAKKAAPKKK from the coding sequence ATGGCAGAAGTCGCTCCAGCTCCCGCCGCCGCTCCGGCCAAAGCATCCAAGAAGAAAGCGGCACCTAAGCCGAAGAAATCGGGCCCCAGTGTCGGGGAGTTGATTGTGAAGGCTGTGTCCGCCTCCAAAGAAAGGAACGGCCTGTCTCTTGTCGCTCTGAAGAAGTCTCTGGCAGCCGGTGGCTACGACGTGGAGAAGAACAACTCCCGCGTAAAGCTAGCGATTAAGGCTCTGGTGACTAAAGGGACTCTGCTTCAGACCAAGGGAACCGGCGCCGCTGGCTCCTTCAAGCTGAACAAGAAGCAGAGCGAAACCGTCAAGAAGCCCGCGAAGAAAGCCGCTCCTAAAGTCAAGAAGCCAGCAGCAAAGAAACCCGCGGCGGCGAAGAAGCCTAAGAAGGCGGCGTCCTCAGCAGCCAAGAAGCCGGCAGCAGCTAAGAAGCCGACAGCCGCCAAAAAGTCTCCCAAGAAGGCAAAGAAGCCGGCGGTAGCCAAGAAAGCGACCAAGAGTCCCAAGAAGGCGAAAAAGCCGGCGGCAGCAAAGAAGGCCACCAAGAGCCCGAAGAAAGTAAAGGCAGCCAAGCCTAAAGTCGCTAAACCCAAGGCTACCAGAGCCAAAAAAGCCGCTCCCAAGAAGAAGTGA